In Synechococcus sp. A18-25c, a single window of DNA contains:
- a CDS encoding tetratricopeptide repeat protein, which translates to MEAVDPNSIREYSTSGRHQECLKACQQLLQSEPASPLPWKYAGKSLLSLGQFEKAQQCLAKAHQIDNQDPEVVKDIGNIFNALKNDAEAIRLYKVALSIDQNYAPAINNLGLIAKRQGDLFAAQQLVKRACDLDQSFAPYHMNLGIIYKDLGNLDQAFAYTLKSIELKADNPDAHLNLGGIYKDLGNLDQALASTLKSLELNSYNPTAHMNLGSIYKDLGNLDQALASTLKSLELNPDNPDAHMNLGTIYKDIGSLDKALASTLQSLELKPNNPTAYMNLGGIYKDLGNLDQALASTLQSLELKPNNPTAHMNLGGIYKDLGNLDQALASTLKSLELKPDNPDVHMNLGSIYKDLGNLDQALASTLQSLELKPDNPDAHMNLGSIYKDLGNLDQALASTLQSLELKPDNPDAHMNLGSICKDLGNLDQALASTLKSLQLKPNNPTAHMNLGGIYKDLGNLDQALASTLKSLELKPDNPIAQMNLGGIYKDLDNLDQALAPTLKSLELKPNNPTAHMNLGSIYKDLGNLDQALASTLKSLELKPDNPDAHMNLGSIYKDLSNLDQALASTLQSLELKPDNPDAHMNLGSIYKDLGNLDQALASTLQSLELKPNNPTAHMNLGGIYKDLGNLDQALASTLKSLELKPDNPDVHMNLGSIYKDLGNLDQALASTLKSLELKPDNPDTHMNLGSIYKDLGNLDQALASTLKSLELKPDNPDAHMNLGSVYKNLGNLDQALASTVKSLELKPDNPDTHLNLGSIYKDLGNLDQAVASTLKSIELKPDNPTAHMHLGMTYEVLNKLDLALCSYTNSANYNKEFFEEDCLTSLVSSALILLQLNKIDCAKTTLREAIAQAKQKRNYPKKSSLTNEIHNSGFISYLEKLIPEVPALDNHIKSQILHLGESHCLAFTNQKIKIEGKDFAIKPSLIKGAKAFHLTENSKSLSHIISFTKRVEANIEMYKYIFLSFGEIDCRADEGIVTYCKKTEKKIEHVAMITADSYFEWTANVLSKCIKKLVYFGVPAPQKIDPHSRSIALDDKRRLRAIRTFNDSLMKKCAESGILFADIFTITKDEDGFNNNEWMIDRIHLHPKVLPVIVEKLKLS; encoded by the coding sequence ATGGAAGCAGTTGACCCCAACAGTATTCGAGAATACTCGACATCTGGACGTCACCAGGAGTGTCTAAAGGCTTGCCAACAGCTCCTCCAGAGCGAACCCGCGAGCCCATTACCCTGGAAGTACGCAGGCAAATCACTTCTTTCCCTAGGACAATTCGAGAAAGCTCAACAGTGTCTAGCAAAGGCGCATCAGATCGACAATCAAGACCCTGAGGTTGTAAAAGATATTGGAAATATTTTTAACGCTCTCAAAAATGACGCGGAAGCGATAAGACTCTATAAAGTAGCTCTTTCAATCGACCAGAATTATGCACCAGCGATTAACAATCTTGGTTTGATTGCTAAACGGCAGGGTGACTTATTCGCCGCTCAGCAGTTAGTTAAAAGGGCTTGTGATCTAGATCAATCGTTCGCTCCATACCACATGAACCTGGGCATCATTTACAAGGACCTTGGCAACCTTGATCAGGCTTTTGCTTACACTCTCAAATCGATAGAGCTCAAAGCTGATAATCCCGATGCCCACTTGAACCTGGGCGGTATTTACAAAGATCTCGGCAACCTAGATCAAGCACTTGCTTCCACCCTCAAATCCCTAGAACTCAATTCTTATAACCCCACTGCCCACATGAATCTGGGCAGTATTTACAAAGACCTTGGCAATCTTGATCAGGCTCTTGCCTCCACTCTTAAATCCCTAGAGCTCAATCCTGATAATCCTGATGCTCACATGAACCTTGGAACTATTTATAAAGATATCGGAAGCCTTGATAAGGCTCTTGCCTCCACTCTTCAATCCCTAGAGCTCAAACCTAATAACCCCACTGCCTACATGAACCTGGGCGGTATTTACAAAGACCTTGGCAATCTTGATCAGGCTCTCGCCTCCACTCTTCAATCCCTAGAGCTCAAACCTAATAACCCCACTGCCCACATGAACCTGGGCGGTATTTACAAAGATCTCGGCAACCTAGATCAAGCACTTGCTTCCACCCTCAAATCCCTAGAGCTCAAACCTGATAACCCCGATGTTCACATGAATCTGGGCAGCATCTACAAAGACCTTGGCAATCTTGATCAGGCTCTCGCCTCCACTCTTCAATCCCTAGAGCTCAAACCTGATAACCCCGATGCCCACATGAATCTGGGCAGCATCTACAAAGACCTTGGCAATCTTGATCAGGCTCTCGCCTCCACTCTTCAATCCCTAGAGCTCAAACCTGATAACCCCGATGCCCATATGAATCTGGGCAGCATCTGCAAAGACCTCGGCAATCTTGATCAGGCTCTTGCCTCCACCCTCAAATCCCTACAGCTCAAACCTAATAACCCCACTGCCCACATGAACCTGGGCGGTATTTACAAAGATCTCGGCAACCTAGATCAAGCACTTGCTTCCACCCTCAAATCCCTAGAGCTCAAACCTGATAACCCAATTGCACAAATGAACCTGGGCGGTATTTACAAAGACCTTGACAATCTTGATCAGGCTCTTGCCCCCACTCTCAAATCCCTAGAGCTCAAACCTAATAACCCAACTGCCCACATGAATCTGGGCAGCATCTACAAAGACCTTGGCAATCTTGATCAGGCTCTTGCTTCCACCCTCAAATCCCTAGAGCTCAAACCTGATAACCCCGATGCCCACATGAATCTGGGCAGCATCTACAAAGACCTTAGCAATCTTGATCAGGCTCTCGCCTCCACTCTTCAATCCCTAGAGCTCAAACCTGATAACCCCGATGCCCATATGAATCTGGGCAGCATCTACAAAGACCTTGGCAATCTTGATCAGGCTCTCGCCTCCACTCTTCAATCCCTAGAGCTCAAACCTAATAACCCCACTGCCCACATGAACCTGGGCGGTATTTACAAAGATCTCGGCAACCTAGATCAAGCACTTGCTTCCACCCTCAAATCCCTAGAGCTCAAACCTGATAACCCCGATGTTCACATGAATCTGGGCAGCATCTACAAAGACCTTGGCAATCTTGATCAGGCTCTCGCCTCCACTCTTAAATCCCTAGAGCTCAAACCTGATAACCCCGATACCCACATGAATCTGGGCAGCATCTACAAAGACCTTGGCAATCTTGATCAGGCTCTTGCTTCCACCCTCAAATCCCTAGAGCTCAAACCTGATAACCCCGATGCCCACATGAATCTGGGCAGCGTCTACAAAAACCTTGGCAATCTTGATCAGGCTCTCGCCTCCACTGTCAAATCCCTAGAGCTCAAACCTGATAATCCCGATACTCACTTAAACCTTGGCAGTATTTACAAAGATCTCGGCAACCTTGATCAGGCTGTAGCTTCCACTCTCAAATCCATAGAGCTTAAGCCTGATAACCCCACAGCACACATGCACCTTGGAATGACATATGAAGTCTTGAACAAGTTAGATCTCGCTCTCTGCAGCTATACAAACTCAGCGAATTACAACAAGGAATTCTTTGAAGAAGATTGCTTAACAAGCCTTGTATCTTCAGCGCTTATCCTCCTACAGTTGAACAAGATAGATTGCGCTAAAACAACCCTCAGGGAAGCGATAGCTCAAGCCAAGCAGAAAAGGAATTACCCAAAGAAAAGTTCTCTAACAAATGAAATTCACAACAGCGGTTTTATTTCATATCTTGAAAAACTAATTCCTGAAGTCCCAGCCTTAGATAATCATATAAAATCACAAATACTTCACCTTGGAGAAAGTCATTGCCTGGCATTTACCAATCAGAAAATAAAAATTGAAGGGAAAGATTTTGCAATCAAGCCATCACTTATTAAGGGTGCGAAGGCATTCCATCTTACTGAAAATTCAAAATCACTCTCACACATTATTTCTTTTACAAAACGAGTAGAGGCAAATATTGAAATGTATAAATATATTTTTCTTTCATTTGGCGAGATTGATTGTCGAGCAGATGAAGGCATAGTAACTTACTGTAAGAAAACTGAAAAAAAAATAGAACATGTAGCAATGATTACAGCTGATAGCTACTTCGAATGGACAGCTAATGTCCTTTCTAAGTGCATTAAAAAGCTTGTTTATTTTGGCGTGCCAGCACCGCAAAAAATAGACCCGCATTCACGCAGCATAGCCTTGGACGATAAGAGGAGGCTTCGTGCGATAAGGACTTTCAATGATTCACTAATGAAAAAATGTGCAGAGTCTGGCATTCTTTTCGCGGATATATTTACTATTACCAAAGATGAAGACGGATTTAATAATAACGAATGGATGATCGACAGGATACACCTTCATCCAAAAGTATTACCAGTAATAGTTGAAAAATTAAAGCTGAGCTAG
- a CDS encoding ComEC/Rec2 family competence protein: protein MRFPAQGIALAILLMLGLAGWARRWRRTPQQLLAFALVLGLAGSRCGMASVPRPHSSDPAQLIPVDGPAPVVQLIGRIRADAPIRDQSCRALLEVSRVDGVVRHGRSELTLEDCEQPLLEGAWIEVRGPLTRPQPSAHPLLSDVSQRLAAQGCWSRLRTDAIRLLHQDATPLADARRRIALWFIESAGEERGSLLAALVLGSAQVSLPECLRDGFRVAGLSHALAASGFHLSVLLGTTVVCTRRWPVACRLGAGVAAMVLFLALAGAQASVVRAVLMGAAALLIREGGHRSRPLGVLLITLVVMLLVHPPWARSIGFQLSAAATAGLVISAGPIEQQLCGWCPPSIAPLVPLLSVPMAALLWTLPLQLFHFGAIPLYAVSSNLLAAPLLSPLTLASMVMALMVLLLPASITSLLLPVLIWPVQQLAGVLIALVLWIRHWPWAQLLVGRMSPWLLMLLLPACLPWVLPSLRRWRWRLAPLFLIVVGVQAGERLQDRWIHVEQWGRQWLLLRHRGRAALVATHGDALSCHQAERLSQGMGHQRLDWVAVLDPVGTDQRVCWSTITHTLQAEQQGRLPLVHGQRLQSDGLSLALADPTGRILRVRVGQRIKVLRRLDLRPVHVSSSGTDGVVHLQ, encoded by the coding sequence GTGCGATTCCCGGCCCAGGGCATCGCGCTGGCCATCCTTCTGATGTTGGGGTTGGCCGGATGGGCGCGCCGCTGGCGGCGAACGCCTCAGCAGCTGTTGGCTTTCGCATTGGTGCTCGGTCTGGCCGGCAGCCGATGCGGGATGGCCTCGGTACCTCGTCCTCACAGCAGCGATCCGGCTCAGCTGATTCCCGTGGATGGTCCTGCGCCTGTGGTGCAGCTGATCGGTCGCATTCGAGCTGATGCGCCTATTCGGGATCAAAGCTGCAGAGCCTTGCTGGAGGTCAGCCGCGTCGATGGCGTGGTCCGTCATGGCCGCTCTGAACTCACACTTGAAGACTGTGAACAGCCTTTGCTGGAAGGGGCCTGGATCGAAGTTCGCGGACCCTTAACCAGGCCGCAGCCATCTGCCCATCCCTTGCTCTCGGATGTTTCTCAACGACTGGCCGCTCAGGGCTGTTGGAGTCGCTTGCGAACCGATGCCATCCGGTTGTTGCATCAGGACGCGACTCCCTTAGCCGATGCGCGACGGCGCATTGCCCTCTGGTTCATTGAAAGCGCCGGTGAAGAGCGAGGCAGTTTGCTGGCGGCGCTGGTTCTCGGCAGTGCTCAGGTGTCTCTGCCTGAGTGCTTGCGTGACGGGTTCAGAGTCGCTGGGTTGTCCCATGCCTTGGCGGCGTCAGGCTTTCACCTGTCGGTGTTGCTGGGCACCACAGTGGTTTGCACGCGTCGCTGGCCAGTGGCGTGTCGATTGGGAGCTGGCGTGGCAGCCATGGTTCTCTTTCTGGCGCTGGCCGGTGCCCAAGCTTCGGTGGTGCGAGCGGTGCTGATGGGTGCTGCGGCGTTGCTGATCCGAGAGGGTGGCCATCGCAGCCGACCCCTGGGTGTGTTGCTGATCACCCTGGTGGTGATGCTGCTGGTGCATCCGCCCTGGGCACGCTCGATCGGGTTTCAACTCAGTGCCGCCGCCACTGCCGGGCTGGTGATCTCCGCTGGCCCCATTGAGCAGCAGTTGTGCGGCTGGTGCCCGCCGTCCATCGCGCCTCTGGTACCCCTCCTGTCCGTGCCGATGGCGGCACTGCTTTGGACTTTGCCGCTGCAGTTGTTCCATTTCGGAGCTATTCCTCTCTATGCCGTTTCGAGCAATCTGCTGGCGGCACCTCTGCTATCACCACTCACGCTTGCATCGATGGTGATGGCCCTGATGGTGCTGCTCCTGCCGGCATCGATCACATCACTGCTGCTGCCCGTGTTGATTTGGCCTGTGCAGCAGCTGGCGGGAGTCCTGATCGCGTTGGTGCTGTGGATTCGCCACTGGCCCTGGGCCCAGCTGCTCGTCGGCCGGATGTCTCCATGGTTGCTGATGTTGTTGCTCCCGGCCTGCCTGCCTTGGGTGTTGCCGTCCCTGCGGCGTTGGCGTTGGCGCTTGGCACCGTTGTTTCTGATCGTGGTAGGCGTACAAGCGGGTGAGCGATTGCAGGATCGTTGGATCCATGTGGAGCAGTGGGGGCGTCAGTGGCTGTTGCTGCGCCATCGCGGCAGGGCTGCGCTGGTGGCGACCCATGGTGATGCCCTGAGTTGCCATCAGGCGGAACGACTCAGTCAGGGGATGGGGCACCAGCGATTGGATTGGGTGGCCGTGCTGGATCCCGTGGGGACGGATCAACGTGTCTGTTGGAGCACCATCACTCACACGCTCCAGGCGGAACAACAGGGCCGACTGCCCTTGGTGCATGGTCAGCGCCTGCAGAGTGATGGCTTGAGCCTCGCCCTGGCAGATCCAACGGGGCGCATCTTGAGGGTGCGGGTTGGGCAGCGGATAAAGGTCTTGCGTCGATTGGATTTGCGACCCGTTCACGTGTCATCGTCAGGAACAGATGGGGTCGTGCATCTACAATAA
- the glyQ gene encoding glycine--tRNA ligase subunit alpha: MHFQDIISTLNRFWSEQGCLLLQPYDTEKGAGTMSPHTVLRAIGPEPWAVAYPEPCRRPTDGRYGDNPNRAQHYFQYQVLIKPSPDGIQETYLASLEALGIRAADHDIRFVEDNWESPTLGAWGVGWEVWLDGMEVTQFTYFQQCGGLDCKPVSIEITYGLERLAMYLQDVESIWDLSWNAERSYGDIWLPFEKGQCHFNFEASNPERLKQLFAIYEAEAADLINKNLPAPALDFVLKCSHTFNLLEARGVISVTERTATIGRIRNLARKVAEAWLAEREALGFPLLKREAATVA, from the coding sequence ATGCATTTCCAGGACATCATCAGCACCCTCAACCGTTTCTGGTCTGAACAGGGGTGCCTGTTGTTGCAGCCCTATGACACCGAGAAAGGAGCCGGAACCATGAGCCCTCACACGGTGTTGCGAGCCATTGGTCCTGAACCTTGGGCAGTGGCCTATCCAGAGCCCTGTCGTCGTCCCACCGATGGTCGTTACGGCGACAACCCCAACCGGGCGCAGCACTATTTCCAATATCAGGTGCTGATCAAGCCATCGCCCGATGGAATTCAGGAGACCTACCTCGCCTCTCTTGAGGCTTTAGGCATTCGGGCAGCGGATCACGACATCCGTTTTGTTGAAGACAACTGGGAGTCCCCCACGCTTGGCGCCTGGGGTGTGGGCTGGGAGGTGTGGCTGGATGGCATGGAGGTCACCCAGTTCACCTATTTCCAGCAGTGCGGTGGTCTGGACTGCAAGCCGGTGTCGATTGAAATCACCTATGGCCTTGAGCGCCTGGCGATGTACCTCCAAGATGTCGAGAGCATCTGGGATCTCAGCTGGAACGCTGAGCGCAGTTATGGCGACATCTGGCTGCCTTTTGAGAAGGGTCAGTGTCATTTCAATTTCGAGGCCTCCAATCCGGAGCGTCTCAAACAGTTGTTCGCCATTTATGAAGCGGAAGCGGCAGATCTCATCAACAAGAACCTGCCGGCACCAGCGTTGGACTTCGTCCTTAAGTGCAGCCACACCTTCAACCTGCTGGAGGCCCGAGGCGTGATTTCGGTGACCGAGCGCACGGCCACCATTGGTCGCATCCGCAACCTGGCTCGCAAGGTGGCGGAAGCTTGGTTGGCGGAACGGGAAGCCTTGGGATTCCCGCTGCTGAAGCGGGAAGCAGCGACGGTGGCCTGA